From one Plectropomus leopardus isolate mb chromosome 8, YSFRI_Pleo_2.0, whole genome shotgun sequence genomic stretch:
- the b4galt3 gene encoding beta-1,4-galactosyltransferase 3, with product MACCGRSLDSPCTLALLVGFQFAFVLYFSLGGFRGLVSVLVHTTEPEFDYSKPHDVYTNLSHLGVPPPPPRNSGTGPPATGPPLRDCQIPSPLLVGPVSVHLSSPLSLEEIRQRNPLVMPGGRYRPPDCEPRHHTAIVVPYRNRQTHLRALLYHLHPFLQRQQIHYSIYIVQQWGNGTFNRAKLLNVGVREALRDEDWSCIFLHDVDLLPENDHNTYTCHKQFPTHLSVAMDKFRYRLPYPQYFGGVSAVTPDQYMKMNGFPNQYWGWGGEDDDIAARVRLSGMKIMRPPVAIGHYKMIKHKGDRGNEQNPRRFDLLKRTRLNWRSDGLNSLTYELLSRELEPLYTNLTVDIGEDPRLPQLKAPIPVKATTPVHQRSTSKTGGGTAKQEKKQDSQGANVTVAKPAAEKIENDQSKAANHTTPEKTGVVK from the exons ATGGCGTGCTGTGGACGCTCACTGGACTCCCCGTGCACACTAGCCTTGCTGGTGGGCTTCCAGTTTGCCTTTGTTCTCTATTTCTCCCTCGGGGGCTTCAGAGGCCTGGTGTCTGTCCTGGTGCACACCACAGAGCCGGAGTTTGATTACTCGAAACCTCACGATGTCTATACCAACCTCAGTCACCTGGGAGTGCCGCCTCCCCCGCCTCGTAACTCTGGCACTGGACCCCCTGCCACAGGACCACCACTGAGAGACTGCCAGATCCCCTCCCCACTGCTGG TTGGACCTGTGTCTgttcatctctcctctcctctgtctctggaGGAGATCAGACAGAGAAACCCATTAGTAATGCCAGGTGGACGCTACCGGCCTCCAGACTGTGAGCCGCGCCACCACACTGCGATAGTGGTGCCGTACAGGAACCGGCAGACCCACCTTCGTGCCCTCCTCTACCACCTCCACCCCTTCCTGCAAAGACAGCAGATCCACTACAGCATCTATATTGTACAGCAG TGGGGTAACGGTACCTTTAACCGAGCCAAGCTGCTGAATGTCGGGGTGCGGGAGGCCCTCAGAGATGAAGACTGGAGCTGCATCTTCCTGCACGATGTTGACCTGCTACCTGAGAATGACCACAACACCTACACCTGCCACAAACAGTTCCCCACACACCTGTCTGTGGCCATGGACAAGTTCAGATACAG GCTGCCGTACCCACAGTATTTTGGTGGGGTGTCTGCCGTGACCCCTGACCAGTACATGAAGATGAATGGCTTCCCAAACCAGTACTGGGGCTGGGGTGGAGAGGATGATGATATTGCTGCCAG AGTTCGTCTGTCTGGCATGAAGATCATGCGCCCTCCAGTGGCCATTGGCCATTACAAGATGATCAAGCATAAAGGAGACAGAGGCAATGAACAAAACCCACGCAG ATTTGACCTTCTGAAAAGGACCAGGCTCAACTGGCGCTCTGACGGCCTCAACTCTCTTACTTACGAGCTCCTTTCCAGGGAGCTGGAGCCTCTCTACACCAACCTCACCGTCGACATTGGAGAGGACCCCCGTCTGCCCCAGCTGAAAGCACCAATCCCTGTGAAAGCTACAACCCCTGTCCACCAACGTAGCACCAGCAAGACTGGCGGGGGCACAGCCAAACAGGAGAAGAAGCAAGACAGCCAAGGGGCAAATGTGACTGTGGCCAAACCGGCTgctgaaaaaatagaaaacgaCCAGTCAAAGGCAGCAAATCATACAACACCGGAGAAGACAGGTGTGGTGAAATAG